In Vidua macroura isolate BioBank_ID:100142 chromosome 7, ASM2450914v1, whole genome shotgun sequence, a single genomic region encodes these proteins:
- the SLC35F5 gene encoding solute carrier family 35 member F5, translating into MVWVFIMNRMSSQSSSSAQRRRMALGIVILLLVDVIWVASSELTSYVFTRYNKPFFSTFAKTSMFVLYLLGFIVWKPWRQQCTRGFRGRHAAFFADAEGYFAACTTDTTVNSSLSEPLYVPVKFHDLPTEKNGSNSSDAEKTPKKPRVRFSNIMEIRQLPSSHALEAKLSRMSYPTVKEQESILKTVGKLTASQVAKISFFFCFVWFLANFSYQEALSDTQVAIVNILSSTSGLFTLILAAVFPSNSGDRFTLSKLLAVILSIGGVVLVNLSGSEKSAGKDTIGSIWSLVGAMLYAVYIVMIKRKVDREDKLDIPMFFGFVGLFNLLLLWPGFFLLHYTGFEAFEFPNKLIWMCIVINGLIGTVLSEFLWLWGCFLTSSLIGTLALSLTIPLSIIADMCMQKVQFSWLFFAGAVPVFFSFFIATLLCHYNNWDPVMVGIRRIFAFICRKHRIQRMPEESEQCESLIPMHSVSQDGDGCCS; encoded by the exons ATGGTGTGGGTTTTTATCATGAACCGGatgagctcccagagcagctcatcTGCTCAGCGCAGGCGAATGGCTCTAGGAATTGTCATTCTCCTCCTGGTTGATGTCATCTGGGTGGCCTCTTCAGAACTCACTTCT tATGTTTTTACAAGGTACAACAAACCCTTTTTCAGTACATTTGCCAAAACATCCATGTTTGTTCTATACCTCTTGGGATTTATTGTTTGGAAGCCATGGAGGCAACAGTGTACTCGTGGGTTTCGTGGAAGGCATGCAGCTTTT TTTGCAGATGCTGAAGGTTATTTTGCTGCTTGTACAACAGATACCACTGTGAACAGTTCTCTG AGTGAACCTTTATATGTTCCTGTAAAGTTTCATGATTTGccaactgaaaaaaatggcAGTAATAGTAGTGATGCAGAGAAAA CACCCAAGAAGCCTCGTGTGAGGTTCAGTAACATCATGGAGATCCGGCAGCTCCCATCCAGCCATGCTTTGGAGGCAAAGCTGTCCCGCATGTCATATCCAACAGTGAAGGAGCAGGAATCCATCTTAAAAACCGTAGGAAAACTCACTGCAAGCCAAGTAGCAAAaattagctttttcttttgctttgtg TGGTTCTTGGCAAATTTCTCGTACCAAGAAGCTCTGTCAGATACCCAAGTGGCCATAGTTAATATCTTGTCATCAACCTCTG GGCTTTTTACATTAATCTTAGCTGCAGTCTTTCCCAGTAACAGTGGAGATCGGTTTACTCTGTCCAAATTATTAGCTGTTATTTTAAG caTTGGTGGTGTGGTACTTGTTAACCTTTCTGGATCTGAAAAATCTGCTGGAAAAGATACAATAG gTTCCATTTGGTCTCTTGTAGGAGCAATGCTGTATGCTGTCTACATAGTCATGATAAAAAGGAAAGTAGATAGAGAAGATAAACTTGACATACCAATGTTCTTTG GTTTTGTAGGACTGTTTAATCTGTTGCTGCTGTGGCCAGGGTTCTTCCTGCTTCACTATACTGGGTTTGAAGCATTTGAGTTTCCCAATAAACTGATCTGGATGTGCATTGTCATAAATGGCCTTATTGGAACAGTTTTGTCAGAGTTCCTCTGGCTGTG GGGTTGCTTTCTTACCTCATCACTGATAGGAACACTTGCCCTAAGCCTTACAATACCTCTGTCCATAATAGCTGACATGTGCATGCAAAAG GTGCAGTTTTCCTGGTTATTTTTTGCAGGAGCAGtacctgtatttttttcatttttcattgcaACTCTCTTGTGTCACTATAACAACTGGGATCCAGTGATGGTGGGAATCAGAAgaatttttgcctttatttgtAGAAAACATCGAATTCAGAG AATGCCAGAAGAAAGTGAGCAGTGTGAAAGCCTCATCCCTATGCATAGTGTTTCACAGGATGGAGATGGCTGCTGTTCATAG